From a single Notolabrus celidotus isolate fNotCel1 chromosome 7, fNotCel1.pri, whole genome shotgun sequence genomic region:
- the fgg gene encoding fibrinogen gamma chain translates to MAPSLLAAAGGLLLLFSLSSAQTRGDNLGNCNPNDGFGKYCPTTCGVTDYMLRYMPMVDDDLEDMIRDLENIANLTQEAEETVVYMKDSATSAQKSSPGDTYFKKSSSMLDDVVRFEKTILSQEQQMFELQNVLTSNERRMADLKQLSIQLQQKCNEPCKDGVAIQPLTGTDCQDVANKGATTSGLYFLKPAQATEQFLVYCEIDNFGRGFTVIQRRRDGSVDFHKDWTQYKNGFGYLSPDDTTEFWLGNDKIHQLTAGTTIPTVLRIELVDWEGNTKYADYTMFRVGPEVDNYRLTYGYYLGGDAGDAFDGFDFGDDPSDKFYTSHNGMLFSTFDKDNDKYDGNCAQQDGSGWWMNRCHAAHLNGKYYPGGRYTQKDAGEFGFDNGIIWVTWHNRWYSLKETTMKLIPLSRLAAGGGQQAGVKQFSGLS, encoded by the exons ATGGCTCCATCCCTTCttgctgcagcaggaggacttcTGTTACTTTTCTCCTTGTCATCAGCA CAAACCAGAGGAGACAACCTTGGAAATTGCAATCCCAATGACGGCTTT GGAAAGTATTGTCCTACAACATGTGGAGTGACTGATTACATGTTGAGATATATGCCAATGGTGGACGATGATTTAGAAGATATGATAAGGGATCTGGAGAACATAGCTAATCTGACTCAGGAGGCTGAAGAAACAGTCGTCTACATGAAAGATTCTGCTACTTCAGCTCAAAAGAGTTCCCCTGGCG ACACATACTTCAAAAAGTCATCGAGCATGCTGGATGATGTTGTTCGGTTTGAAAAGACCATCCTCTCACAAGAACAACAAATGTT TGAACTTCAAAATGTACTCACATCCAACGAGAGGAGAATGGCAGACTTGAAACAACTCTCcatccagctgcagcagaaatgcAATGAGCCCTGCAAAGACGGTGTGGCGATCCAGCCCCTCACAGGGACAG ACTGTCAGGATGTTGCAAACAAAGGGGCCACCACCAGCGGTCTGTACTTTTTGAAACCAGCTCAAGCCACCGAGCAGTTCCTGGTCTACTGTGAGATTGACAACTTTGGACGCGGCTTCACAGTAATACAGAGG AGACGTGATGGCAGCGTTGACTTCCACAAAGACTGGACCCAGTACAAGAACGGCTTCGGTTACCTCTCACCAGACGACACCACAGAGTTCTGGCTCGGAAACGATAAGATCCATCAGCTGACAGCCGGAACGACCATCCCGACCGTGCTGAGGATAGAGCTTGTTGACTGGGAGGGCAACACAAA ATATGCTGACTATACCATGTTCAGAGTGGGGCCAGAGGTTGACAACTACCGTCTAACTTACGGCTACTACCTTGGCGGTGATGCTGGAGATGCTTTCGATGGCTTTGACTTTGGTGATGATCCCAGCGACAAGTTCTACACATCTCACAACGGCATGCTGTTCAGCACCTTTGACAAGGACAACGACAAGTACGACGGCAACTGTGCCCAGCAGGACGGCTCCGGCTGGTGGATGAACAGATGTCACGCTGCACATTTGAATGGAAAATATTACCCAG GTGGCAGGTACACACAAAAGGATGCCGGTGAATTTGGCTTCGACAACGGTATCATTTGGGTCACATGGCACAACCGCTGGTACTCCCTGAAAGAGACCACCATGAAGCTCATCCCCCTCAGCCGTCTCGCAGCAGGCGGCGGACAGCAGGCGGGGGTCAAACAGTTTAGTGGACTTTCCTAA
- the plrg1 gene encoding pleiotropic regulator 1 isoform X1 — MGAKLKADYGAVLHMPVLKEVKDRVSMLPGGMQGYAQPGDDPEYLITGTHAYPSGPGVALTADTKLHRNPSEGGIHSMALALPPSQARQDARSTAASVADIHRHAGGAERSHPSSAVSLLEGGGTRNSSLMRKAPTMPKPQWHPPWKLFRVISGHLGWVRSIAVEPGNQWFVTGSADRTIKIWDLASGKLKLSLTGHISTVRGVAVSSRSPYLFSCGEDKQVKCWDLEYNKVIRHYHGHLSAVYGIDLHPTIDVLVTCSRDATARVWDIRTKANVHTLSGHTNTVATVRCQAAEPQIITGSHDSTIRLWDLIAGKTRATLTNHKKSVRTIVLHPRQYTFASGSADNIKQWMFPDGNFIQNLSGHNAIINTLAVNSDGVLVSGADNGTIHMWDWRTGYNFQRIHAAVQPGSLDSESGIFACMFDHSESRLITAEADKTIKVYREDDTATEESHPVNWKPEILKRKRF, encoded by the exons ATGGGTGCAAAACTGAAAGCGGACTACGGGGCAGTCTTACACATGCCAGTCCTGAAAGAAGTAAAAGACAGGGTCTCAATGCTTCCTGGTGGCATGCAGGGCTACGCACAGCCAG GGGACGACCCAGAATACCTGATCACAGGAACACATGCGTATCCCTCTGGACCTG GAGTAGCTTTGACCGCTGACACAAAGTTGCACAGGAATCCAAGTGAGGGAGGAATTCACTCCATGGCGCTTGCTTTGCCGCCCTCACAAGCAAG ACAGGACGCGAGGAGCACAGCAGCCAGTGTCGCTGACATCCATCGACACGCAGGAGGAGCAGAAAGATCTCACCCCTCATCAGCTGTG TCACTCTTGGAGGGAGGAGGCACCAGAAATTCCTCGCTCATGAGGAAAGCACCAACCATGCCTAAACCTCAGTGGCATCCGCCATGGAAACTGTTCAGA GTGATCAGTGGTCATCTTGGCTGGGTGAGGTCCATTGCTGTGGAGCCTGGGAATCAATGGTTTGTCACCGGGTCCGCTGATAGAACCATTAAG atctGGGATCTGGCCAGTGGGAAACTGAAGCTTTCTCTAACTGGACACATCAGCACAGTGCGTGGTGTCGCAGTCAGCAGTCGCAGCCCCTACCTCTTCTCCTGTGGAGAAGACAAGCAGGTCAAGTGTTGGGATCTGGAGTACAACAAG GTCATCAGACATTACCACGGACATCTGAGTGCTGTGTATGGTATAGACCTACATCCCACTATCGATGTGTTGGTGACGTGCAGCAGAGATGCCACAGCCCGG GTGTGGGACATCAGGACCAAAGCTAACGTGCACACTCTCAGTGGTCACACAAACACTGTGGCCACCGTGAGGTGTCAGGCTGCAGAACCTCAAATCATCACTG GCAGCCACGACTCGACCATCAGACTGTGGGATTTGATTGCTGGAAAAACAAGAGCCACTCTGACAAACCACAAGAAGTCTGTCCGAACGATCGTGCTGCATCCTAGACA ATACACCTTTGCCTCTGGTTCTGCTGATAACATCAAACAGTGGATGTTCCCTGACGGCAACTTTATCCAGAACCTGTCAGGCCACAACGCTATCATCAACActctggctgtaaactctgatGGCGTGTTGGTGTCTGGAG ctgaCAACGGCACCATCCACATGTGGGACTGGAGGACAGGCTACAACTTCCAGAGGATTCATGCAGCGGTGCAGCCAGGATCTCTGGACAGCGAGTCTGGAATCTTTGCCTGCATGTTCGACCACTCAGAGAGCAGACTGATCACCGCCGAGGCCGACAAGACCATCAAAGTATACAGAGAGGACGACACAGCT acgGAAGAAAGCCACCCAGTCAACTGGAAACCAGAAATCCTCAAGAGAAAAAGAttctaa
- the plrg1 gene encoding pleiotropic regulator 1 isoform X2, whose translation MSEDVQKHSVHTLVFRSLKRTHDMFVSDQAKSIALDDESLQGKMGAKLKADYGAVLHMPVLKEVKDRVSMLPGGMQGYAQPGDDPEYLITGTHAYPSGPGVALTADTKLHRNPSEGGIHSMALALPPSQARQDARSTAASVADIHRHAGGAERSHPSSAVSLLEGGGTRNSSLMRKAPTMPKPQWHPPWKLFRVISGHLGWVRSIAVEPGNQWFVTGSADRTIKIWDLASGKLKLSLTGHISTVRGVAVSSRSPYLFSCGEDKQVKCWDLEYNKVIRHYHGHLSAVYGIDLHPTIDVLVTCSRDATARVWDIRTKANVHTLSGHTNTVATVRCQAAEPQIITGSHDSTIRLWDLIAGKTRATLTNHKKSVRTIVLHPRQYTFASGSADNIKQWMFPDGNFIQNLSGHNAIINTLAVNSDGVLVSGADNGTIHMWDWRTGYNFQRIHAAVQPGSLDSESGIFACMFDHSESRLITAEADKTIKVYREDDTATEESHPVNWKPEILKRKRF comes from the exons ATGTCGGAG GATGTCCAGAAACACTCAGTCCACACGCTGGTCTTCAGATCTCTCAAAAGGACTCATGATATGTTTGTGTCCGACCAAGCCAAATCCATCGCACTGGACGATGAGAG T CTACAAGGTAAGATGGGTGCAAAACTGAAAGCGGACTACGGGGCAGTCTTACACATGCCAGTCCTGAAAGAAGTAAAAGACAGGGTCTCAATGCTTCCTGGTGGCATGCAGGGCTACGCACAGCCAG GGGACGACCCAGAATACCTGATCACAGGAACACATGCGTATCCCTCTGGACCTG GAGTAGCTTTGACCGCTGACACAAAGTTGCACAGGAATCCAAGTGAGGGAGGAATTCACTCCATGGCGCTTGCTTTGCCGCCCTCACAAGCAAG ACAGGACGCGAGGAGCACAGCAGCCAGTGTCGCTGACATCCATCGACACGCAGGAGGAGCAGAAAGATCTCACCCCTCATCAGCTGTG TCACTCTTGGAGGGAGGAGGCACCAGAAATTCCTCGCTCATGAGGAAAGCACCAACCATGCCTAAACCTCAGTGGCATCCGCCATGGAAACTGTTCAGA GTGATCAGTGGTCATCTTGGCTGGGTGAGGTCCATTGCTGTGGAGCCTGGGAATCAATGGTTTGTCACCGGGTCCGCTGATAGAACCATTAAG atctGGGATCTGGCCAGTGGGAAACTGAAGCTTTCTCTAACTGGACACATCAGCACAGTGCGTGGTGTCGCAGTCAGCAGTCGCAGCCCCTACCTCTTCTCCTGTGGAGAAGACAAGCAGGTCAAGTGTTGGGATCTGGAGTACAACAAG GTCATCAGACATTACCACGGACATCTGAGTGCTGTGTATGGTATAGACCTACATCCCACTATCGATGTGTTGGTGACGTGCAGCAGAGATGCCACAGCCCGG GTGTGGGACATCAGGACCAAAGCTAACGTGCACACTCTCAGTGGTCACACAAACACTGTGGCCACCGTGAGGTGTCAGGCTGCAGAACCTCAAATCATCACTG GCAGCCACGACTCGACCATCAGACTGTGGGATTTGATTGCTGGAAAAACAAGAGCCACTCTGACAAACCACAAGAAGTCTGTCCGAACGATCGTGCTGCATCCTAGACA ATACACCTTTGCCTCTGGTTCTGCTGATAACATCAAACAGTGGATGTTCCCTGACGGCAACTTTATCCAGAACCTGTCAGGCCACAACGCTATCATCAACActctggctgtaaactctgatGGCGTGTTGGTGTCTGGAG ctgaCAACGGCACCATCCACATGTGGGACTGGAGGACAGGCTACAACTTCCAGAGGATTCATGCAGCGGTGCAGCCAGGATCTCTGGACAGCGAGTCTGGAATCTTTGCCTGCATGTTCGACCACTCAGAGAGCAGACTGATCACCGCCGAGGCCGACAAGACCATCAAAGTATACAGAGAGGACGACACAGCT acgGAAGAAAGCCACCCAGTCAACTGGAAACCAGAAATCCTCAAGAGAAAAAGAttctaa
- the LOC117816097 gene encoding uncharacterized protein LOC117816097, which yields MPSHIMLSYQWDDQALVKKIYYRLKEDGLPVWMDIEGGVTGNINDAMAAGVEEAVVICPFMTPAYQASRSCKKELNYADSREVIIVPVMLANNWEASEWLGLITAGLLWVDFRSAEEEEHFEMCVSSLEEEIMFNAGHLLAIEEPPSEQVDQPEPSKPHLKKKPGRRFHHALSKLYICDSGFTEVEFEQVIHSTGDSRNTVELNETPDDQSYWEEIKGSGCKYYRNAVTNRYLGESRNKRQ from the exons ATGCCTTCTCATATCATGCTCTCCTACCAGTGGGATGATCAGGCTCTCGTGAAAAAGATCTACTACCGTCTCAAAGAGGATGGTCTGCCTGTGTGGATGGATATCGAAGGAGGGGTGACTGGGAACATAAATGATGC gATGGCTGCAGGTGTGGAGGAGGCTGTGGTGATCTGTCCGTTCATGACTCCAGCCTATCAGGCGTCTCGAAGCTGTAAGAAGGAGCTGAACTACGCAGACAGTCGGGAGGTGATCATAGTGCCGGTCATGCTGGCAAACAACTGGGAGGCCAGTGAGTGGCTGGGGCTGATCACTGCAGGTCTGCTGTGGGTGGACTTCAG GAgtgcagaagaagaggagcacTTTGAGATGTGTGTCAGCTCTCTGGAGGAGGAGATCATGTTTAATGCAGGTCACCTCCTGGCCATAGAAGAACCTCCATCAGAGCAGGTGGATCAGCCAGAACCATCAAAACCACACCTGAAGAAGAAACCTGGCCGAAGGTTTCATCATGCGCTCTCAAAGCTTTACATCTGTGATTCAGGCTTCACAGAGGTGGAAT TTGAGCAGGTGATCCACTCGACTGGTGACTCCAGAAACACAGTGGAGCTCAATGAGACACCTGACGATCAAAGTTACTGGGAGGAGATTAAGGGGAGCGGCTGCAAATACTACAGGAACGCTGTCACCAACAGATACCTGGGTGAGTCCAGAAATAAAAGGCAATGA